Proteins encoded within one genomic window of Humulus lupulus chromosome 1, drHumLupu1.1, whole genome shotgun sequence:
- the LOC133822274 gene encoding uncharacterized protein LOC133822274: MLREVMQKFSDGKFAHGSNYVELVSRTAERSPFAEWIQNKLKPRDFVIPPLPAFNGRGGPLNHLFQFQQKMALEVNNEAIKCKVFSTTFYVLALLWFRQLKPGSVSSFCDLRRAFLQQYSANREAPRTMVDLYRIEQGKNEHPKSYLQCFIVLVQQIHNVEPATTTNLFIKSLQMGSLLHENLTTPPYDMEEIQVCAEGVFRVLEYRKRAQKKFALISTPPPNNPSPPSKRDEKIKRHESDPSKGGKRPRTSRDPSRFSSFEYIIPQEVIYEENKDRLIWREPYKITTPP; encoded by the coding sequence ATGTTACGAGAGGTGATGCAAAAGTTCTCTGACGGGAAATTTGCGCATGGCTCTAACTACGTAGAATTGGTTTCAAGAACCGCTGAGAGATCACCTTTCGCAGAATGGATACAGAACAAGCTGAAGCCGAGAGATTTCGTGATTCCCCCTCTACCAGCATTCAATGGGAGGGGAGGCCCACTTAATCACTTATTCCAGTTCCAACAGAAGATGGCCTTGGAAGTAAATAATGAAGCCATAAAATGCAAAGTATTCTCCACGACTTTTTATGTACTAGCTCTGCTGTGGTTCAGGCAACTAAAGCCTGGCTCTGTCAGCAGCTTCTGCGACCTTCGCAGAGCTTTTCTTCAGCAGTACAGTGCCAATCGCGAAGCTCCAAGAACGATGGTAGATCTCTACCGAATTGAGCAAGGAAAAAATGAGCACCCAAAGTCGTACCTACAATGCTTTATCGTTCTTGTACAACAAATTCACAACGTAGAGCCAGCAACCACGACCAACCTCTTCATCAAGAGTCTGCAGATGGGGTCCCTCTTACACGAAAATCTCACTACCCCACCTTATGACATGGAAGAAATTCAGGTCTGTGCCGAGGGCGTCTTCAGAGTCTTGGAATATCGAAAGCGTGCACAGAAGAAGTTTGCTCTCATTTCCACACCACCACCAAACAACCCGTCCCCACCATCTAAACGGGACGAAAAAATAAAAAGGCATGAGTCAGACCCTTCGAAGGGGGGAAAGAGGCCAAGAACTAGCCGAGATCCATCAAGATTCTCTTCTTTCGAGTACATTATCCCCCAGGAGGTCATCTATGAAGAGAACAAAGACAGACTCATATGGCGGGAACCATACAAAATCACCACTCCCCCATAA